The following coding sequences lie in one Alloacidobacterium dinghuense genomic window:
- a CDS encoding glycosyltransferase: MTRSGLNDIQDHTQSTAETGGTDSPLRILHVIYSLSLKHGGPPEGLRQLAEAYRQEGIHLEVASLDGPDEDFLRELWFKVHALGPVKSVYGYSSRMLPWLRSHIHEYDAVVINGIWQYNSFAAGRAARGRVPYAVFIHGALDPWFKKTYPLKHIKKLLYWRTFQYPVLRDALAVLFTTQTEKEQAQLSFRRNRWNGVVVPYGTLRPDGDPAAQKEVFFSSCPAVRGRRFLLFMARIHEKKGCDLLIEAFSRISSCTPDLYLVMAGPDQVGWKATLEKQAGQLGIADRIYWPGMLEKDAKWGAFHAAEAFILPSHQENFGIAVAEALACGKPVLISNQVNIWQEVIANGAGIVADDTIDGTHSLLTKWLELSENERIEMSQKAFACFSNNYSMRGAAKAIREMFEEELKATGKRSAGKHALQATAN; encoded by the coding sequence ATGACTAGATCCGGACTGAACGACATCCAAGACCATACGCAATCGACCGCTGAAACGGGAGGGACAGACTCGCCACTGCGCATTCTGCATGTTATCTATTCGCTGTCTCTCAAGCACGGCGGTCCGCCAGAAGGATTGCGTCAGCTTGCCGAAGCCTATCGGCAGGAGGGAATTCATCTGGAAGTAGCTTCGCTGGATGGTCCGGACGAAGACTTCCTGAGAGAGTTGTGGTTTAAAGTGCATGCCCTTGGGCCCGTAAAATCTGTTTACGGTTACTCTTCTCGAATGCTTCCCTGGTTGCGTTCCCACATCCACGAGTATGACGCTGTTGTGATCAACGGTATTTGGCAGTACAACAGTTTCGCTGCCGGGCGCGCCGCCAGAGGCAGAGTTCCGTATGCCGTGTTCATTCACGGAGCGCTTGATCCATGGTTTAAGAAGACATATCCGCTCAAACACATAAAGAAGCTCTTGTATTGGCGTACTTTTCAGTACCCCGTGCTACGGGATGCTTTGGCGGTGCTCTTCACAACACAAACGGAAAAAGAGCAGGCTCAGCTGAGTTTCCGTCGAAACCGATGGAATGGAGTGGTGGTTCCATACGGAACATTGCGGCCCGATGGTGATCCGGCCGCGCAGAAAGAAGTATTCTTTTCATCCTGTCCGGCTGTGAGGGGACGCCGCTTTCTTCTGTTTATGGCGCGCATCCACGAGAAAAAGGGTTGCGACCTGCTGATCGAAGCATTTTCCCGCATCTCATCCTGTACACCAGATCTGTATCTCGTGATGGCTGGACCCGATCAGGTTGGATGGAAAGCAACGCTTGAAAAACAGGCAGGACAATTGGGAATAGCCGATCGAATCTACTGGCCTGGGATGCTGGAAAAGGATGCGAAATGGGGCGCATTCCATGCCGCTGAAGCGTTCATTCTTCCTTCGCATCAGGAAAACTTCGGAATCGCTGTCGCCGAGGCTCTGGCATGCGGCAAGCCGGTACTGATCTCGAATCAGGTGAATATCTGGCAGGAGGTCATAGCAAATGGAGCCGGCATTGTCGCGGACGATACCATAGACGGCACGCATAGCCTCCTTACCAAATGGCTGGAATTGTCGGAAAATGAACGTATTGAGATGTCGCAGAAAGCATTCGCATGTTTCTCGAATAACTACTCCATGAGAGGCGCCGCCAAGGCCATCCGCGAAATGTTTGAAGAAGAACTGAAAGCAACTGGGAAACGAAGCGCAGGCAAGCATGCGCTGCAAGCAACTGCCAATTGA
- a CDS encoding UDP-glucose dehydrogenase family protein codes for MTEKITIAVVGSGYVGLVASVCFAEIGHQVICVDNDEAKISSLRDGEVPIYEEYLPELLARHRNKSIEFTTDLHAATRRSQAIFVAVGTPQSQTGSADLSYVDAVASEIARSITEYKVIVEKSTVPVYTNEWISRVIERNGVPRDLFDVTSNPEFLREGTAVVDFLHADRIVIGVENERAATLLRAIYEPLTSGRYYQTVDAVPGVRSSVDPPPILQTSTKAAELIKHASNAFLAMKISFINVVSNVCEAAGADVEEVSRGVGADARIGPKFLKAGIGYGGSCFPKDVAAFRYVAEQLGVDFGLLREVEKINAEQKRRFFQKVRSALWTFRGKKLAVLGLAFKGGTDDIRESPAIDLIGQFLMEGCIVSAYDPAAIERTKQVLPPSGTLSYAKDAYEAAGEADALLILTDWQEFVELDLDRLRYTLRYPIVIDGRNLFDRVIMAQHGFTYLSVGRAGGVQVRDSALTSRLP; via the coding sequence ATGACTGAAAAAATCACCATCGCTGTTGTCGGCTCAGGCTACGTAGGGCTGGTAGCATCGGTCTGTTTTGCTGAGATCGGTCATCAGGTGATCTGTGTAGACAATGATGAAGCGAAAATATCCTCGCTTCGCGATGGCGAGGTCCCGATCTATGAGGAATACCTGCCGGAGCTCCTCGCCCGTCATCGCAACAAGTCAATTGAATTTACGACCGATCTTCACGCCGCAACACGGCGATCACAAGCAATCTTTGTAGCAGTGGGAACACCGCAAAGCCAGACGGGGAGTGCCGACTTATCCTATGTCGATGCGGTAGCCAGCGAGATCGCTCGATCGATCACTGAATACAAAGTAATCGTCGAAAAGAGCACCGTTCCCGTGTATACCAACGAGTGGATCAGCCGAGTCATTGAGCGTAACGGTGTTCCACGCGACCTTTTTGACGTTACCTCGAACCCGGAATTTCTTCGCGAGGGCACAGCTGTTGTTGATTTTCTTCACGCAGACCGAATCGTCATTGGCGTTGAAAATGAACGTGCCGCGACCTTGCTGCGCGCTATCTACGAGCCCCTCACGTCAGGGCGCTATTATCAGACCGTCGATGCGGTTCCCGGAGTCCGTTCCTCTGTCGATCCACCGCCAATCCTTCAGACTTCGACAAAGGCGGCAGAACTCATCAAGCATGCTTCCAATGCGTTCCTCGCAATGAAGATTTCTTTCATCAATGTAGTTTCCAACGTGTGTGAAGCAGCCGGAGCCGATGTGGAAGAGGTATCGAGGGGCGTTGGAGCTGACGCAAGAATCGGGCCGAAGTTCCTCAAGGCGGGAATTGGTTATGGAGGTTCCTGTTTCCCAAAGGACGTGGCAGCATTCCGCTATGTTGCGGAACAGTTAGGTGTTGATTTCGGTCTGCTGCGCGAAGTAGAAAAAATCAACGCGGAACAGAAGAGGCGATTTTTCCAGAAAGTTCGCTCGGCGCTTTGGACATTCCGCGGAAAAAAACTTGCCGTACTTGGTCTCGCCTTCAAAGGTGGGACCGATGACATTCGCGAATCGCCGGCAATAGATCTGATTGGCCAATTCCTGATGGAAGGATGCATCGTCTCTGCCTACGACCCGGCCGCAATCGAAAGGACGAAGCAGGTGTTACCTCCTTCCGGAACTCTAAGCTATGCGAAGGATGCGTACGAGGCTGCCGGTGAAGCGGATGCACTTTTAATTCTGACCGACTGGCAGGAATTCGTCGAACTCGATCTCGACCGCCTGCGTTATACCCTGCGATATCCGATTGTGATCGATGGCCGCAATCTCTTTGACCGGGTGATCATGGCGCAACACGGATTTACCTACTTGAGCGTTGGTCGAGCGGGTGGTGTACAGGTGAGAGATTCAGCGCTCACGAGTCGCCTTCCCTGA
- a CDS encoding NAD-dependent epimerase/dehydratase family protein, with product MRLADERVVVCGAGGFIGGHLVQTLLKNGVSVVRAVDVKPLDEWYQKNKEVENLSLDLGDKDTCFKATDDMQVVFQLAADMGGMGFIENNKALCMLSVLTNTHMLMAARDCGVERFFYSSSACVYNGDKQKTADVRPLKEEDAYPALPEDGYGWEKLFSERMCRHFEEDFGLQTRVARYHNVYGPLGTYDGGREKAPAAICRKVIQAKASGKHEIEIWGDGRQTRSFMYIDDCTKGTQAILESDIREPINLGSSELVSINQLVDIVEDIAGIKLKRTYKLDAPKGVNGRNSDNTKIRQYLGWEPSIRLREGMAKTYEWIESQMLTSAIR from the coding sequence ATGCGGTTAGCAGATGAGAGGGTAGTGGTCTGTGGCGCTGGTGGATTTATCGGCGGCCATCTTGTTCAGACACTCTTGAAGAATGGCGTCAGTGTTGTGCGCGCCGTGGACGTAAAGCCTCTCGATGAGTGGTACCAGAAGAACAAAGAAGTTGAAAACCTATCGCTCGACCTAGGCGACAAGGATACCTGCTTCAAGGCGACAGATGATATGCAGGTCGTCTTTCAGCTTGCCGCCGACATGGGCGGCATGGGCTTCATTGAGAACAACAAGGCTCTCTGCATGTTGAGCGTTCTTACAAACACGCACATGCTCATGGCTGCGCGGGACTGTGGTGTAGAGCGCTTCTTCTATTCATCTTCAGCCTGTGTATACAACGGGGACAAGCAGAAAACCGCTGACGTTAGGCCACTCAAAGAAGAAGATGCCTACCCAGCACTGCCCGAGGACGGATACGGGTGGGAGAAGCTCTTTAGCGAGCGCATGTGTCGTCACTTTGAGGAAGATTTCGGTTTGCAGACTCGCGTAGCGCGTTATCACAATGTTTACGGGCCTTTGGGCACCTACGATGGAGGCCGCGAGAAAGCGCCGGCTGCCATTTGCCGCAAAGTGATTCAGGCAAAGGCTTCGGGGAAACATGAAATCGAAATCTGGGGCGACGGCCGTCAGACACGGAGCTTCATGTATATCGACGATTGCACCAAGGGCACGCAGGCAATTCTTGAAAGTGACATTCGTGAGCCCATCAATCTTGGGAGCAGCGAGTTGGTGTCCATCAACCAGCTTGTGGACATCGTGGAAGACATCGCCGGTATCAAGTTGAAGAGAACCTACAAACTCGATGCTCCGAAGGGAGTAAACGGTCGCAACAGCGACAATACAAAAATCCGCCAGTATCTGGGTTGGGAGCCATCGATTCGCCTAAGAGAGGGTATGGCGAAAACCTATGAGTGGATCGAGAGCCAGATGTTGACATCTGCCATCCGATAA
- a CDS encoding glycosyltransferase family 4 protein, translating into MEVLLISNYRPDKQLSMLRYAQLLQHELHCREFTVRVVHPPVIFGGLSFLPRPLKKWLGYIDKYLVAPTYLRRQAARADIVHICDHSNAIYLPCAGTRPALITCHDLLAVFAARGIYPEVEVGLTGRMQQRWIATHLSRAEHVICVSEKTLDDLELLAPGIRSRSTVIHHHLNWHYSPATAEAIAAERRKSGLHLDSPYLLHVGGNPWYKNRLGVLQIFAAMRKHSQFRNVRLIMAGKPLTSEMRRYCESCGLTNDVIERVGVSNEELQSLYSDAIALLFPSLEEGFGWPLLEAQACGCPVITSNRRPMTEIAGDAALYIDPDDPEQAARTIAEHVSDLSSLRSAGFTNLARFTTNKMVDSYMNYYQHVAQCVKADAIGPVA; encoded by the coding sequence ATGGAAGTTCTGCTGATCTCCAACTACCGACCGGACAAGCAGCTAAGTATGCTCCGCTATGCTCAGTTGCTTCAGCATGAACTTCACTGTCGCGAATTCACAGTGCGTGTCGTTCATCCTCCAGTCATTTTTGGTGGCCTTTCATTCCTGCCTCGTCCGTTGAAAAAGTGGCTTGGGTATATCGACAAGTATCTCGTCGCACCCACTTATCTTCGCAGGCAAGCTGCTCGCGCTGATATCGTCCACATTTGTGATCACTCCAACGCAATATATTTGCCGTGTGCCGGCACGCGGCCTGCGTTAATTACCTGTCATGACTTACTGGCCGTTTTCGCGGCCCGCGGAATATATCCAGAAGTCGAAGTCGGCTTAACGGGGAGAATGCAGCAGCGCTGGATTGCAACGCATCTTTCGCGGGCTGAGCACGTGATTTGCGTTTCCGAAAAGACGTTGGATGATCTGGAATTGCTTGCTCCGGGAATTCGTTCCAGGTCGACTGTCATCCATCATCACCTCAACTGGCACTATTCACCAGCGACTGCCGAAGCAATTGCCGCAGAGAGAAGAAAGAGCGGCCTTCATCTTGACTCTCCGTATCTACTTCATGTCGGCGGAAACCCTTGGTATAAAAATCGCCTCGGGGTGCTCCAGATATTCGCGGCAATGCGAAAGCACTCGCAGTTTCGAAATGTCAGATTGATTATGGCAGGGAAGCCGCTAACCTCCGAGATGCGTAGATATTGCGAATCATGCGGATTGACGAACGACGTTATTGAGCGGGTGGGAGTTTCCAATGAAGAATTGCAATCGCTGTACAGTGACGCGATTGCGCTACTCTTCCCATCGCTTGAGGAAGGATTTGGCTGGCCGCTGCTCGAAGCGCAGGCTTGCGGATGCCCCGTCATCACGAGTAATCGGCGGCCGATGACTGAGATCGCCGGAGATGCGGCGCTCTATATCGATCCCGATGATCCTGAACAAGCGGCCAGAACAATCGCCGAACATGTTTCCGACCTTTCATCATTGCGATCTGCTGGCTTTACAAATCTGGCGCGTTTCACCACGAACAAAATGGTCGACAGCTATATGAACTACTACCAGCACGTTGCACAATGCGTAAAAGCCGACGCGATAGGGCCGGTAGCGTAA